One window from the genome of Metabacillus flavus encodes:
- a CDS encoding YitT family protein — MKQRRQSFTQEPVVAKILEYVYILAGSAIVALAFNLFLLPNRVASGGVSGISTILNDAFGLEPAYVQWAFNIPLFVAGVILLGRQFGFKTLIGTLFLPFVVFLTKDADPVTMDPLLGALFGGIGVGLGLGLVFRGKASTGGTDLAAQIIHKYTGLTLGTCVAIIDGMIVLAATFAFDIEGGLYALIGLYVTSKTIDIVQIGLGRSKMAMVITNHEDEIKQAILQTIDRGVTKVSAFGGYTDMEKPILMCVVDQTEFTKLKQLVKGIDPSAFVVVMDASEVLGEGFKRA, encoded by the coding sequence ATGAAACAGCGGAGGCAGTCGTTTACACAGGAACCAGTTGTGGCAAAAATTCTGGAATATGTCTATATTCTCGCAGGCTCTGCTATAGTGGCGCTTGCTTTTAATCTTTTTCTGCTTCCGAACCGGGTCGCTTCCGGGGGAGTCAGCGGAATCAGCACGATATTAAATGATGCATTTGGCCTGGAGCCGGCATACGTGCAATGGGCTTTTAATATCCCTTTGTTTGTTGCAGGCGTCATCCTGCTTGGACGTCAGTTTGGTTTTAAAACGTTGATAGGGACCTTATTTCTGCCCTTTGTCGTTTTTCTAACAAAGGACGCGGATCCCGTCACAATGGATCCGCTTCTGGGAGCCTTATTTGGCGGAATTGGCGTGGGACTTGGACTGGGATTAGTGTTTAGAGGGAAGGCCTCGACCGGAGGGACAGATCTGGCAGCGCAGATTATTCATAAGTATACCGGTCTTACGCTTGGTACTTGTGTGGCCATTATCGATGGAATGATCGTGCTTGCTGCTACCTTTGCCTTCGATATAGAAGGAGGTCTTTATGCTTTAATAGGTCTTTATGTAACGAGCAAAACCATTGATATCGTTCAAATCGGCCTTGGACGCTCCAAAATGGCAATGGTCATTACGAATCATGAAGACGAGATTAAACAAGCGATTCTGCAGACGATTGACAGGGGCGTAACGAAGGTCTCTGCATTTGGCGGCTATACAGATATGGAGAAGCCGATCTTAATGTGTGTAGTTGATCAAACCGAATTCACAAAACTGAAACAATTGGTAAAAGGGATTGACCCGTCTGCATTTGTCGTTGTTATGGATGCTTCGGAGGTTCTTGGAGAGGGTTTCAAGCGGGCCTGA
- a CDS encoding murein hydrolase activator EnvC family protein — translation MRRKLLTFGVAAIVSVNGVLIPLSNDRVMAETLEEKQRNIQNEQSGVQSDMSSKQKQIAELKEKEAKLNEEIKRLDTEISAANAQIRDKQADIDHAKTEIDSLKKQIEEVKQRIKERNDIVRDRARALQESGGMGSYLDVLLGAQDFGDFISRIGAVSTIIGADNDILKAHDDDKKLLEQKEAELNSTLQKLENALTDLEAIKENLNKKSAEKNTVMQQVMKDNEDAEHEMHELEDQSVFLKEQEAAVQQEMQRAKAEEEKRQREAAEAAEAAARAAEQKAEQARQSSPSGGSSDSSSNSSPAPAPAPAPSGNAIFIWPASGAHTSEFGMRVHPISGQKKLHGGVDIANGNVPVHAAASGTVIRSSYSSSWGNVVFISHVINGKNYTTIYAHLDSSSVHSGQSVSQGQQIGIMGTTGGSTGTHLHFEVHPGGYTGKGSADNPRKYLP, via the coding sequence GTGAGAAGAAAGCTTTTAACTTTTGGGGTCGCAGCTATTGTCAGTGTAAACGGCGTCCTGATTCCACTGAGCAATGATCGAGTAATGGCAGAAACATTAGAAGAAAAACAAAGAAACATTCAAAACGAGCAATCCGGTGTTCAATCCGACATGTCCAGCAAGCAGAAGCAAATTGCGGAATTAAAGGAAAAAGAAGCGAAGCTGAACGAAGAAATTAAACGCTTGGATACTGAGATTTCTGCAGCCAATGCACAAATCCGCGATAAGCAAGCGGATATCGATCATGCAAAAACAGAAATCGATTCTCTTAAAAAGCAAATTGAAGAAGTGAAGCAAAGAATTAAAGAAAGAAACGATATCGTACGAGACCGTGCGCGTGCATTGCAGGAAAGCGGCGGTATGGGAAGCTATTTAGATGTGCTTCTTGGGGCTCAGGACTTTGGTGACTTTATTTCAAGAATCGGCGCTGTATCTACAATTATTGGAGCAGACAACGACATATTAAAAGCACATGATGATGACAAAAAGCTACTTGAGCAAAAAGAAGCGGAACTAAATAGTACACTTCAAAAATTAGAAAATGCTCTGACAGACCTTGAAGCAATTAAAGAAAACCTTAACAAAAAATCAGCAGAAAAAAATACAGTAATGCAGCAGGTAATGAAAGATAACGAGGATGCAGAGCATGAGATGCATGAACTTGAAGATCAGTCTGTATTCTTGAAAGAACAGGAAGCAGCAGTACAGCAGGAAATGCAGCGTGCAAAAGCAGAAGAGGAAAAACGTCAGAGAGAAGCTGCTGAAGCGGCTGAAGCTGCAGCAAGAGCAGCTGAACAAAAAGCAGAGCAAGCTCGTCAAAGCAGTCCATCAGGCGGTTCTTCTGACAGCAGCTCTAATTCTTCACCGGCACCAGCACCGGCACCGGCACCAAGCGGTAATGCCATTTTCATCTGGCCGGCATCCGGAGCTCATACTTCTGAGTTCGGAATGCGCGTTCATCCGATTAGTGGACAGAAGAAGCTTCATGGCGGAGTGGATATTGCTAACGGAAATGTTCCTGTACATGCAGCAGCATCCGGTACCGTTATTCGTTCAAGCTATTCAAGCAGCTGGGGAAATGTTGTGTTCATTTCTCACGTAATTAACGGTAAGAACTACACGACGATCTATGCTCACCTTGATTCAAGCAGCGTTCACAGCGGACAATCTGTCAGCCAGGGACAGCAAATCGGAATCATGGGTACTACTGGAGGATCTACTGGAACACACCTTCACTTTGAGGTGCATCCAGGAGGATATACCGGTAAAGGCAGTGCGGATAATCCGAGAAAATACCTTCCATAA
- the prfB gene encoding peptide chain release factor 2 (programmed frameshift) yields the protein MDLVEIRQELDKTAKRLAAFRGLFDLDSKEARIQELDEEMAHPAFWNDQNAAQVVINEANGLKDVVNQFQDMSESYENLTITHELLKEEPEDDLQEELASELKELTGKMNDFELQLLLSEPYDKSNAILELHPGAGGTESQDWGSMLLRMYTRWAEKRGFKVETLDYLPGDEAGIKSVTLLIKGHNAYGYLKAEKGVHRLVRISPFDSSGRRHTSFVSCEIMPEFNEEIEIEIRTEDLKVDTYRASGAGGQHINTTDSAVRITHLPTNVVVSCQTERSQIKNREHAMKMLKAKLYQKKIEEQEAQLAEIRGEQKDIGWGSQIRSYVFHPYSMVKDHRTSTEIGNVHAVMDGELDPFIDSYLRSKL from the exons ATGGATTTAGTAGAAATTCGTCAGGAATTAGATAAAACAGCTAAGAGATTAGCGGCATTCAGG GGTCTCTTTGACCTCGATTCAAAGGAAGCGCGCATTCAGGAGCTAGATGAGGAAATGGCCCATCCGGCGTTCTGGAACGACCAAAATGCCGCACAAGTGGTTATTAATGAAGCGAACGGCTTGAAGGATGTAGTAAATCAGTTCCAGGATATGAGTGAATCATATGAGAATCTGACCATTACACATGAGCTTTTAAAAGAGGAGCCGGAAGATGATCTTCAGGAGGAGCTTGCCTCTGAACTGAAGGAACTGACCGGGAAAATGAACGATTTTGAACTTCAATTGCTTCTGAGCGAGCCTTATGATAAAAGCAATGCGATTCTTGAGCTTCATCCAGGAGCTGGCGGAACGGAGTCTCAGGACTGGGGTTCGATGCTTCTTCGCATGTATACAAGATGGGCGGAGAAGAGAGGCTTTAAGGTGGAGACGCTTGATTACCTCCCTGGTGATGAAGCAGGTATTAAATCCGTTACTCTTTTAATAAAAGGGCATAATGCTTATGGATACCTAAAAGCGGAAAAAGGGGTTCACCGGCTTGTCCGTATTTCTCCATTTGACTCCTCAGGACGCCGGCACACGTCATTCGTGTCCTGTGAAATCATGCCGGAATTCAATGAAGAAATTGAAATTGAAATCCGTACCGAGGACTTAAAGGTAGATACGTACCGTGCGAGTGGAGCCGGCGGGCAGCATATCAATACAACAGATTCAGCCGTGCGGATTACCCATCTTCCGACCAACGTCGTTGTATCTTGCCAAACCGAGCGTTCCCAGATTAAAAACCGCGAGCATGCAATGAAAATGCTGAAAGCCAAGCTCTATCAAAAGAAAATTGAGGAGCAGGAAGCACAGCTTGCTGAAATCCGCGGAGAGCAAAAAGATATTGGCTGGGGAAGCCAAATCCGTTCTTACGTTTTCCACCCATATTCTATGGTGAAAGACCACAGAACAAGCACTGAGATTGGCAACGTCCACGCAGTAATGGACGGAGAGCTTGATCCGTTTATTGATTCATACTTGAGATCAAAACTATAA
- a CDS encoding flagellar protein FliT, which produces MSSVLEVHTLTAQLLNLLDQPAKQDERDTLIQQIDNKLNEREAAMKQIAAPFTDREKEQLHEINEWNKEIVQKMSIVKTIIQADMQRLKKTKDGANKYVNPYQSVQADGMFYDKRK; this is translated from the coding sequence ATGAGCTCTGTATTAGAGGTTCACACCCTTACAGCGCAGCTGCTGAATTTACTTGATCAGCCTGCAAAACAGGATGAACGGGATACCTTGATTCAGCAAATCGACAACAAGCTTAATGAGCGGGAAGCTGCCATGAAGCAAATTGCAGCTCCATTTACAGACCGCGAAAAAGAACAGCTTCATGAGATTAATGAGTGGAACAAAGAGATCGTTCAGAAAATGAGCATAGTAAAAACTATTATCCAGGCAGACATGCAGCGCTTGAAAAAAACCAAGGATGGGGCGAACAAATACGTAAACCCTTATCAGTCCGTTCAAGCGGATGGGATGTTTTATGATAAACGGAAATAA
- the ftsX gene encoding permease-like cell division protein FtsX, with product MIKTLGRHFRESLKSLGRNAWMSFASVSAVAVTLILVGTFLVIMMNLNHFANNIENDVVIKVLVDETASKEEQSKLETNIKGIPDIASVEFSSKEKELDKIQQGFGEQGEAMELRDQNNPLRDVFVIRAKEPQDTAKIANQIEKFDSAYKVNYGKEEVKKLFNGINIARNIGIALIIGLIFTAMFLISNTIKITIFARRREIEIMKLVGATNWFIRWPFFMEGLMLGTFGAIIPIVILIFAYNSLYTWAAPQVADSYAQLLPFNPFVWQVSVILLLIGALIGVWGSLMSIRKFLRV from the coding sequence ATGATTAAGACTCTGGGCCGCCACTTCCGCGAAAGCTTAAAATCCCTCGGCAGAAACGCATGGATGTCGTTTGCATCCGTCAGCGCCGTCGCCGTTACATTAATTCTGGTAGGAACCTTCCTTGTCATTATGATGAACCTCAACCACTTTGCCAATAACATCGAGAATGATGTGGTAATTAAGGTGCTGGTGGATGAGACAGCCTCCAAAGAGGAACAGTCCAAGCTGGAAACCAACATTAAAGGTATACCTGATATAGCAAGCGTCGAGTTTTCTTCAAAAGAAAAAGAGCTTGATAAAATACAGCAGGGCTTTGGTGAACAAGGTGAAGCGATGGAGCTGAGAGATCAAAATAACCCGCTCCGGGATGTATTTGTAATAAGAGCAAAAGAACCTCAGGACACTGCTAAAATTGCCAATCAAATCGAAAAATTCGATAGTGCCTATAAAGTGAATTATGGCAAAGAAGAAGTGAAGAAGCTTTTCAATGGCATCAATATAGCTAGAAACATAGGAATCGCACTGATTATCGGACTGATATTCACAGCGATGTTCCTTATTTCAAATACAATAAAGATTACGATTTTCGCACGCCGCCGCGAGATTGAAATTATGAAACTCGTAGGTGCTACCAACTGGTTCATACGCTGGCCGTTTTTTATGGAGGGACTTATGCTTGGAACCTTTGGTGCGATTATCCCGATCGTCATTCTGATTTTTGCCTATAACAGCCTGTATACGTGGGCTGCACCTCAAGTGGCTGATTCATATGCTCAGCTTCTCCCATTCAATCCGTTTGTATGGCAGGTATCCGTTATCCTGCTGCTGATTGGAGCCTTGATTGGGGTTTGGGGAAGTTTGATGTCTATTAGAAAATTCTTAAGAGTATAA
- a CDS encoding antibiotic biosynthesis monooxygenase family protein → MYIVHSTFNVPENKADEVISIYKTRSKMVDQYEGFRSFQLLQNEKKKGELTVQIEWETKDYYMKWVQSDAFKKVHEHEKNYPDQELAAIVPTVKKYEVVAK, encoded by the coding sequence TTGTATATTGTTCATTCTACATTTAACGTACCTGAGAATAAAGCAGATGAGGTCATTTCCATTTATAAAACAAGATCGAAAATGGTTGATCAGTATGAAGGTTTCCGTTCCTTTCAGCTCCTTCAAAATGAAAAGAAAAAGGGAGAGCTTACGGTTCAAATTGAATGGGAAACGAAAGATTATTATATGAAATGGGTCCAAAGCGACGCCTTTAAAAAGGTGCATGAGCATGAGAAAAACTACCCTGATCAAGAGCTTGCAGCCATTGTGCCGACCGTGAAAAAGTATGAGGTGGTCGCTAAGTGA
- a CDS encoding alpha/beta hydrolase — MHPPKIALKKHPENYGIRTEEVQFTSSDGLSLKGWWMPAENSSKVVVFSHAYGLNRYNMPFPIFDLVKVFQSQGYNVLMYDFRNAGESDGNETTIAFKEQLDLNGAIEFVKTEKKMDHIVLIGWSMGASTSLLAGCMHEDVKGIIADSPFASLDSYVLDSFQYWTKLPRFIGRVSSYVTKLNFLGFKPHLVKPIEVVRQTRDKKIMIIHAKNDPAISCTESERMKQINDGIDLWQPEMGGHIEAYRLNKQEYEERVISFLRECS; from the coding sequence ATGCATCCTCCTAAAATTGCTCTGAAAAAACATCCTGAGAATTACGGAATTCGGACTGAAGAGGTTCAATTTACAAGCTCGGATGGATTATCTTTAAAGGGCTGGTGGATGCCGGCTGAGAACAGCAGCAAGGTTGTTGTATTTTCACATGCTTACGGGCTGAACCGTTATAATATGCCATTTCCGATTTTTGATCTTGTTAAAGTATTTCAATCGCAAGGCTACAATGTATTAATGTATGATTTTAGAAATGCCGGAGAGTCCGACGGAAATGAAACGACGATTGCCTTTAAGGAACAGCTCGATTTAAATGGAGCGATTGAATTTGTGAAAACAGAGAAAAAAATGGATCACATTGTCTTAATCGGCTGGTCCATGGGGGCAAGCACCTCTCTTCTTGCAGGCTGTATGCATGAGGATGTGAAAGGAATTATCGCGGACAGCCCATTCGCAAGTCTCGATTCCTATGTTTTGGATTCATTTCAATACTGGACGAAGCTGCCGCGGTTTATTGGAAGAGTATCCTCCTATGTAACGAAGCTTAATTTTCTCGGCTTTAAGCCTCATCTCGTTAAACCGATCGAGGTTGTAAGGCAAACTAGAGATAAGAAAATCATGATCATTCATGCGAAAAACGATCCGGCGATCTCTTGTACGGAAAGCGAGAGAATGAAGCAGATTAATGACGGAATCGATCTGTGGCAGCCGGAAATGGGCGGCCACATTGAAGCATATAGATTAAATAAGCAGGAATATGAAGAGAGAGTCATTTCATTTTTGAGGGAATGCTCTTAA
- the cccB gene encoding cytochrome c551, producing MKRKAFALIFTASLTLTACGGGDSSSKQEASATDGEQLFKQNCASCHGVDLKGGAGPNLTRVGEEHDAAEIEQIIKNGKGSMPRGILEGEDAKKVAEWLSEKK from the coding sequence TTGAAAAGAAAAGCATTTGCCCTTATATTTACAGCATCACTTACATTAACAGCATGCGGCGGCGGAGATTCATCTTCTAAACAGGAAGCTTCGGCAACGGATGGAGAGCAGCTTTTTAAACAAAACTGTGCCAGCTGCCATGGAGTGGACCTCAAAGGAGGAGCCGGCCCGAACCTGACGCGTGTCGGGGAAGAGCATGATGCGGCAGAAATTGAACAAATCATTAAAAACGGTAAGGGCAGCATGCCCCGGGGTATACTCGAAGGGGAAGATGCTAAGAAAGTAGCAGAATGGCTTTCGGAGAAAAAGTAA
- the arcA gene encoding arginine deiminase yields the protein MLLAAAAGTGTGTGKLNVTSEIGTLRTVMLHRPGREVENLTPELLHKLLFDDIPYLPVIQEEHDIFAETLKDQGVEVLYLEKLAEEALHYGNAKEDFVDQLLKESKSNINGASESLKEFLLDLPGGQLIPKIMSGVRTSEIDKGRKRHLYEFMTEQYPFYLDPMPNLYFTRDPAAVIGNGLTINKMHEGARRRESLFMDYIIRYHPRFASEEIPVWLGRDYDFPVEGGDELVLSKDTLAIGVSARTSARGIERLALNLFEKQDQIKKVIAIEIPKSRAFMHLDTVFTMVDYDKFTIHPAIQGPAGEMNIYILEKHDEDPNRVAISTRTNLIETLKEVLDLDDVTLIPCGGGDAIVAAREQWNDGSNTLAIAPGVVVTYNRNYVSNRIMREHGIEVIDIPSSELSRGRGGPRCMSMPIVRDNL from the coding sequence ATGCTACTAGCTGCAGCTGCTGGAACTGGAACTGGAACTGGAAAATTAAATGTAACGTCTGAAATAGGAACCTTAAGAACGGTGATGCTTCACCGCCCAGGAAGAGAAGTAGAAAATTTAACACCGGAGCTTTTACATAAATTGCTATTTGATGATATTCCTTATCTGCCTGTCATTCAGGAGGAACACGATATATTTGCCGAAACCCTTAAAGATCAGGGAGTGGAGGTTCTCTATCTGGAGAAGCTTGCAGAAGAAGCTCTTCATTATGGAAATGCAAAAGAGGATTTTGTTGATCAGCTATTAAAAGAGAGCAAGTCGAATATCAATGGGGCAAGTGAAAGCCTGAAAGAGTTTCTTCTTGATTTGCCTGGCGGTCAGCTGATTCCAAAAATTATGTCAGGTGTAAGGACGTCTGAGATTGATAAAGGACGGAAACGTCATTTATATGAATTTATGACGGAACAGTACCCTTTTTATTTGGATCCCATGCCGAATTTGTATTTCACGAGAGATCCTGCAGCGGTAATTGGAAATGGCTTAACCATTAATAAAATGCATGAAGGCGCACGGCGCAGGGAGTCGCTTTTTATGGACTATATTATCCGTTATCATCCTCGCTTTGCTTCTGAGGAGATCCCTGTATGGCTCGGCAGGGATTATGATTTTCCCGTTGAGGGAGGGGATGAGCTCGTCTTGAGCAAAGACACTCTTGCGATTGGAGTGAGTGCAAGAACATCTGCGCGCGGTATTGAAAGACTTGCTCTGAACCTGTTCGAAAAGCAGGATCAGATTAAAAAAGTCATTGCAATTGAGATTCCTAAGTCCAGGGCATTCATGCATTTGGACACGGTTTTCACCATGGTGGATTATGATAAGTTCACGATTCATCCTGCGATTCAGGGGCCAGCGGGTGAAATGAACATTTACATTCTGGAAAAGCATGATGAAGATCCTAACAGGGTGGCCATTTCCACCCGGACGAATTTGATTGAAACGTTAAAGGAAGTTCTTGATTTAGACGATGTCACACTCATTCCATGCGGCGGCGGTGATGCAATTGTTGCAGCAAGAGAGCAGTGGAATGATGGTTCCAATACGCTTGCAATTGCTCCGGGTGTGGTCGTGACCTATAACCGGAACTACGTTTCGAATCGGATTATGCGGGAGCATGGCATCGAAGTGATTGATATTCCAAGCTCCGAGCTTTCCAGGGGAAGGGGCGGCCCGCGCTGTATGAGCATGCCGATTGTAAGGGATAATTTATAA
- a CDS encoding DUF5381 family protein produces MQGIFQIKENIVEIRTKNFHIIWGLLATLGTFIASLILFIQGIKFESSYSLIYIATSFIGMPFGLITFLWGAPGFFSKRKTILIINKGKTLASAVKNKRTVNISDIKEIRMDRHFFSLSGIIYEDIIIITRSGKRKRIPSYNLVGPVVFDRFVRDYILPYMDEKDREVWLQNNKGFYFAESSNNVSK; encoded by the coding sequence TTGCAGGGTATTTTTCAGATAAAGGAAAACATAGTTGAAATTAGAACAAAAAACTTTCATATTATATGGGGATTGCTTGCCACTTTAGGTACTTTCATTGCAAGCCTAATATTATTTATTCAAGGCATTAAATTTGAATCCAGTTATTCTCTAATTTATATAGCAACTTCTTTTATTGGTATGCCTTTTGGATTGATAACATTCCTATGGGGAGCGCCGGGATTTTTTAGCAAAAGAAAAACCATATTAATAATTAATAAAGGGAAAACCCTTGCATCAGCCGTAAAGAATAAAAGGACAGTAAATATTAGCGACATCAAAGAAATTAGGATGGATCGGCATTTCTTTTCTCTTAGTGGAATTATCTATGAAGATATTATTATAATTACACGCTCTGGAAAAAGAAAACGGATTCCTTCTTATAACTTAGTAGGACCTGTAGTATTTGATCGGTTTGTACGTGATTATATTCTGCCATATATGGATGAAAAAGACCGGGAAGTTTGGCTGCAGAATAATAAAGGCTTTTATTTTGCTGAATCAAGTAATAATGTCTCTAAATAA
- the hpf gene encoding ribosome hibernation-promoting factor, HPF/YfiA family, whose translation MRYSVRGENIEVTPALRDYVEKKIGKLERYFQESVDADVHVNLSYYSDMESKVEVTIPMTNLVLRGEEHNEDMYAAIDLVTNKLERQIRKHKTKVNRKFRDQDSAKLMFANGNPVETPTAVQTQEEDEDTMEVVRTKRFTLKPMDSEEAILQMNMLGHNFFVFTNAESNRTNVVYKRKDGKYGVIEPNE comes from the coding sequence ATGAGATACAGTGTCAGAGGGGAAAATATTGAGGTAACTCCAGCTTTAAGAGATTACGTGGAGAAGAAGATTGGGAAGCTTGAAAGGTACTTTCAGGAGTCCGTGGATGCAGATGTTCACGTGAATCTCAGCTACTACAGTGATATGGAATCCAAGGTGGAGGTTACAATCCCAATGACGAATCTCGTCCTTCGCGGCGAAGAGCATAATGAGGATATGTATGCGGCAATCGATCTTGTAACGAACAAGCTTGAGCGCCAAATTCGAAAGCACAAAACAAAGGTTAATCGCAAGTTTCGTGACCAGGATTCAGCTAAGCTGATGTTTGCGAATGGGAATCCTGTTGAGACGCCGACTGCCGTTCAGACTCAGGAGGAAGATGAAGACACGATGGAAGTCGTGAGAACGAAGCGCTTCACGTTGAAACCGATGGATAGTGAAGAAGCCATTCTGCAAATGAATATGCTGGGTCATAACTTCTTTGTCTTTACGAATGCAGAATCGAACCGGACAAATGTTGTTTACAAGAGAAAAGATGGCAAATACGGCGTGATTGAGCCGAACGAATAA
- a CDS encoding S41 family peptidase translates to MNQKMTALMLAGAMMVGAGSMYAGIELMEKEKQAEPSAVEQVDARPAAAVPAPNDHARIAQGMDKIKKAYELISSKYVEKIDDEELMEGAIQGMLSKLEDPYSVYMDQDTAKQFSDSLDSSFEGIGAEVGKRDEHIIIVSPFKGSPAAKAGLQPNDEILRIDGASIKNLDLNETVLKIRGKKGTNVIIEVNRPGTRGSLTFSVKRDTIPVQTVFSEVKTFEGKKVGYMEITSFAEKTAEDFTKNLKELEKQNIKGLVLDVRGNPGGYLQSVEEILKQFVTKGHPYIQIAERTGEKTEYFSTLKEKKAYPVSVIIDKGSASASEILAGALKEASGYPIVGETSFGKGTVQQAVPMGDGSNIKLTLYKWLTPDGNWIHKKGVTPTVEVRQPEYYYAAPIQTDKPLAPDTNGEQVKAAQALLKALGYDPGRTDGYYSSSTKEAVKAFQQKNGMKASGILDEKTSSKINETAAGKRLNKEEDRQLQAAMKVLF, encoded by the coding sequence ATGAATCAGAAGATGACGGCCCTTATGCTTGCAGGTGCCATGATGGTTGGAGCAGGCAGCATGTATGCCGGAATTGAACTTATGGAGAAGGAAAAGCAGGCTGAGCCTTCAGCCGTCGAACAGGTGGACGCCCGCCCGGCAGCAGCTGTACCCGCTCCCAACGATCATGCCAGGATTGCTCAAGGAATGGACAAGATCAAAAAAGCATACGAGCTCATTTCATCAAAATACGTTGAAAAGATTGATGATGAGGAATTAATGGAAGGCGCCATTCAGGGAATGCTTTCAAAGCTCGAGGATCCTTATTCTGTTTATATGGACCAGGATACAGCGAAGCAGTTTTCCGATTCTCTTGATTCTTCTTTTGAAGGAATCGGAGCAGAGGTAGGAAAACGGGATGAACATATCATTATCGTTTCCCCATTTAAAGGATCTCCGGCTGCTAAGGCAGGGCTTCAGCCAAATGATGAAATTCTCCGTATTGACGGGGCTTCCATAAAAAACCTGGATTTAAATGAAACGGTCCTCAAAATCCGCGGGAAAAAAGGAACGAATGTAATTATTGAAGTGAATCGTCCTGGAACACGCGGCAGTCTCACCTTCTCTGTTAAGCGGGACACGATTCCGGTGCAGACTGTATTCAGTGAAGTGAAAACCTTTGAAGGCAAAAAAGTTGGATACATGGAGATTACATCGTTTGCTGAAAAAACGGCAGAGGATTTTACGAAGAATTTAAAGGAGCTTGAGAAACAAAACATTAAAGGTCTTGTGCTGGATGTACGCGGGAATCCTGGAGGTTATCTGCAAAGTGTGGAAGAAATCCTTAAGCAGTTTGTTACGAAGGGGCACCCATATATTCAAATTGCCGAACGGACCGGAGAAAAAACAGAGTATTTTTCTACTCTAAAAGAGAAGAAGGCATATCCTGTAAGTGTTATCATCGATAAAGGCAGCGCTTCCGCTTCAGAAATTCTGGCTGGAGCATTAAAAGAGGCAAGCGGGTATCCAATCGTAGGCGAAACCTCCTTCGGCAAAGGAACGGTTCAGCAGGCTGTTCCAATGGGAGATGGCAGCAATATCAAATTAACTCTCTACAAGTGGCTGACTCCTGATGGAAATTGGATTCATAAAAAGGGAGTGACACCGACCGTTGAGGTGAGACAGCCTGAGTACTATTATGCTGCTCCGATTCAAACGGATAAACCACTCGCTCCCGACACAAACGGGGAGCAGGTAAAAGCAGCCCAAGCCCTGCTGAAAGCACTTGGCTATGATCCCGGCAGAACAGATGGATATTACAGCAGTTCGACGAAGGAAGCCGTGAAAGCCTTCCAGCAGAAAAATGGAATGAAGGCTTCC
- the ftsE gene encoding cell division ATP-binding protein FtsE produces the protein MIEMEKIFKTYPNGVVAINGIDVKINQGEFVYVVGPSGAGKSTFIKMMYREEKPSSGKIVINGVNLGKLKESKVPYLRRSIGVVFQDFKLLPRLTVYENVAFAMEVIGENSKTIKKRVMEVLDLVQLKHKARSFPDELSGGEQQRISLARSIVNNPGVVIADEPTGNLDPDTSWEIMNVFEEINNRGTTVVMATHNREIVNTMKKRVIAVEDGKIVRDEARGEYGIYD, from the coding sequence ATGATAGAAATGGAAAAGATATTTAAAACTTATCCAAACGGTGTAGTCGCCATCAACGGAATTGATGTGAAGATTAACCAGGGTGAGTTCGTTTATGTAGTAGGGCCAAGCGGAGCCGGTAAATCGACCTTTATTAAAATGATGTACCGGGAAGAAAAACCGAGCTCGGGAAAAATTGTCATTAATGGCGTCAATCTTGGGAAGCTCAAAGAGAGCAAGGTTCCTTACTTAAGAAGAAGCATCGGTGTTGTCTTTCAGGACTTCAAGCTTCTGCCCCGATTAACGGTATATGAGAATGTAGCGTTCGCCATGGAAGTTATCGGCGAAAACAGCAAAACGATTAAAAAACGCGTAATGGAAGTGCTGGATCTCGTTCAGCTTAAACATAAAGCGAGAAGTTTTCCAGATGAGCTTTCAGGCGGAGAGCAGCAGCGGATTTCGCTTGCTCGATCCATTGTCAATAACCCTGGGGTGGTCATTGCAGATGAGCCTACGGGAAATCTTGATCCTGATACGTCCTGGGAAATCATGAACGTGTTTGAAGAGATCAACAACCGCGGTACAACAGTGGTTATGGCAACACACAACAGAGAAATTGTTAACACGATGAAAAAACGGGTCATTGCAGTCGAAGATGGAAAGATTGTTCGTGACGAGGCCAGAGGGGAGTACGGAATCTATGATTAA